A window of Calliopsis andreniformis isolate RMS-2024a chromosome 3, iyCalAndr_principal, whole genome shotgun sequence contains these coding sequences:
- the Pur-alpha gene encoding purine-rich binding protein-alpha isoform X2 yields MLEHVSISEQKYSLGIEGYGNPGGMDAGGTDFDPGQQSQQGEQELATKMLQIQSKRFYLDVKQNRRGRFIKVAEIGADGRRSQIYLALSTASEFRNYLSTFSDFYASLGPPSSENVPDDGKLKSEVMTKDNRRYYLDLKENTRGRFLRVSHPVSQTVTRGGPRTQIAIPAQGMIEFRDALTDLLEEYGTDDGGFKGDLPEGRYMRVDSKNFYFDIGQNNRGIYMRISEVKTHFRTAITVPEKSWARFRDIFADYCERMRERGAGTNVVMNSGGGGNVLPEGRGSVVAQVTQKPGGVKNKTEKRQADQRQRESLKRRKSLPRQLEPSSINPEKSMSAPASQVPTSNDIPMSSTSALTTSSGSKSTMSEENVSSASTASQEIQGVPRLETVQV; encoded by the exons GCCAGCAGAGTCAGCAGGGCGAGCAGGAGTTGGCGACGAAAATGCTGCAGATACAGAGCAAAAGATTCTATCTCGATGTGAAACAGAACAGACGTGGGAGGTTTATCAAAGTAGCCGAG ATTGGAGCAGATGGGAGAAGAAGCCAAATTTACCTGGCTCTCAGCACAGCGTCCGAGTTTCGGAATTACCTTTCGACGTTTAGTGACTTTTATGCATCTTTAG GTCCACCGAGCTCGGAAAATGTGCCAGACGACGGTAAATTGAAATCAGAAGTGATGACGAAGGATAACAGGCGGTATTACTTGGACCTCAAGGAAAATACTCGCGGCCGTTTCCTGCGGGTGAGTCACCCT GTGTCGCAGACTGTCACACGGGGAGGACCTAGAACGCAAATTGCGATACCAGCACAGGGTATGATCGAATTCCGTGACGCGTTGACGGACCTCCTCGAGGAATATGGCACGGACGATGGCGGTTTCAAGGGTGACTTGCCAGAAGGACGGTATATGCGTGTGGATAGCAAGAATTTCTATTTTGATATCGGCCAGAATAACCGTGGTATCTATATGAGAATTTCTGAG GTGAAAACGCATTTTAGAACAGCAATCACCGTACCAGAGAAATCCTGGGCGCGTTTCCGTGATATATTTGCAGATTACTGTGAAAGGATGAGAGAAAGGGGCGCAGGAACTAATGTCGTCATGAACAGCGGTGGTGGAGGGAACGTATTGCCCGAAGGAAGGGGCTCGGTGGTGGCACAG GTAACGCAGAAGCCCGGCGGCGTTAAGAACAAAACAGAAAAACGGCAGGCCGATCAGCGGCAACGCGAATCCTTGAAAAGACGCAAATCCCTGCCACGACAATTGGAACCATCCTCCATCAATCCTGAGAAATCTATGTCCGCTCCTGCCTCGCAAGTCCCGACATCAAACGATATCCCGATGTCTTCCACTTCCGCTCTGACCACGTCGAGCGGCAGCAAAAGCACAATGTCCGAAGAGAACGTTTCTAGCGCTTCTACGGCGTCGCAGGAGATTCAAGGAGTGCCGCGCTTAGAAACAGTACAGGTTTAA
- the Pur-alpha gene encoding purine-rich binding protein-alpha isoform X3, which produces MGEIIEIAQGDDEQNVVNDWGDTMGKIQYWSPEGQQSQQGEQELATKMLQIQSKRFYLDVKQNRRGRFIKVAEIGADGRRSQIYLALSTASEFRNYLSTFSDFYASLGPPSSENVPDDGKLKSEVMTKDNRRYYLDLKENTRGRFLRVSHPVSQTVTRGGPRTQIAIPAQGMIEFRDALTDLLEEYGTDDGGFKGDLPEGRYMRVDSKNFYFDIGQNNRGIYMRISEVKTHFRTAITVPEKSWARFRDIFADYCERMRERGAGTNVVMNSGGGGNVLPEGRGSVVAQVTQKPGGVKNKTEKRQADQRQRESLKRRKSLPRQLEPSSINPEKSMSAPASQVPTSNDIPMSSTSALTTSSGSKSTMSEENVSSASTASQEIQGVPRLETVQV; this is translated from the exons GCCAGCAGAGTCAGCAGGGCGAGCAGGAGTTGGCGACGAAAATGCTGCAGATACAGAGCAAAAGATTCTATCTCGATGTGAAACAGAACAGACGTGGGAGGTTTATCAAAGTAGCCGAG ATTGGAGCAGATGGGAGAAGAAGCCAAATTTACCTGGCTCTCAGCACAGCGTCCGAGTTTCGGAATTACCTTTCGACGTTTAGTGACTTTTATGCATCTTTAG GTCCACCGAGCTCGGAAAATGTGCCAGACGACGGTAAATTGAAATCAGAAGTGATGACGAAGGATAACAGGCGGTATTACTTGGACCTCAAGGAAAATACTCGCGGCCGTTTCCTGCGGGTGAGTCACCCT GTGTCGCAGACTGTCACACGGGGAGGACCTAGAACGCAAATTGCGATACCAGCACAGGGTATGATCGAATTCCGTGACGCGTTGACGGACCTCCTCGAGGAATATGGCACGGACGATGGCGGTTTCAAGGGTGACTTGCCAGAAGGACGGTATATGCGTGTGGATAGCAAGAATTTCTATTTTGATATCGGCCAGAATAACCGTGGTATCTATATGAGAATTTCTGAG GTGAAAACGCATTTTAGAACAGCAATCACCGTACCAGAGAAATCCTGGGCGCGTTTCCGTGATATATTTGCAGATTACTGTGAAAGGATGAGAGAAAGGGGCGCAGGAACTAATGTCGTCATGAACAGCGGTGGTGGAGGGAACGTATTGCCCGAAGGAAGGGGCTCGGTGGTGGCACAG GTAACGCAGAAGCCCGGCGGCGTTAAGAACAAAACAGAAAAACGGCAGGCCGATCAGCGGCAACGCGAATCCTTGAAAAGACGCAAATCCCTGCCACGACAATTGGAACCATCCTCCATCAATCCTGAGAAATCTATGTCCGCTCCTGCCTCGCAAGTCCCGACATCAAACGATATCCCGATGTCTTCCACTTCCGCTCTGACCACGTCGAGCGGCAGCAAAAGCACAATGTCCGAAGAGAACGTTTCTAGCGCTTCTACGGCGTCGCAGGAGATTCAAGGAGTGCCGCGCTTAGAAACAGTACAGGTTTAA
- the Pur-alpha gene encoding purine-rich binding protein-alpha isoform X4: protein MYRCMDYHSIDRMFKSRIFQGDLSPVPIPGSLQQSSQQSQQGEQELATKMLQIQSKRFYLDVKQNRRGRFIKVAEIGADGRRSQIYLALSTASEFRNYLSTFSDFYASLGPPSSENVPDDGKLKSEVMTKDNRRYYLDLKENTRGRFLRVSQTVTRGGPRTQIAIPAQGMIEFRDALTDLLEEYGTDDGGFKGDLPEGRYMRVDSKNFYFDIGQNNRGIYMRISEVKTHFRTAITVPEKSWARFRDIFADYCERMRERGAGTNVVMNSGGGGNVLPEGRGSVVAQVTQKPGGVKNKTEKRQADQRQRESLKRRKSLPRQLEPSSINPEKSMSAPASQVPTSNDIPMSSTSALTTSSGSKSTMSEENVSSASTASQEIQGVPRLETVQV, encoded by the exons ATGTACAGGTGCATGGACTATCATAGCATAGACAGAATGTTCAAGAGCAGGATCTTCCAGGGTGATCTAAGCCCTGTCccgattccgggcagcctgcaaCAGTCGA GCCAGCAGAGTCAGCAGGGCGAGCAGGAGTTGGCGACGAAAATGCTGCAGATACAGAGCAAAAGATTCTATCTCGATGTGAAACAGAACAGACGTGGGAGGTTTATCAAAGTAGCCGAG ATTGGAGCAGATGGGAGAAGAAGCCAAATTTACCTGGCTCTCAGCACAGCGTCCGAGTTTCGGAATTACCTTTCGACGTTTAGTGACTTTTATGCATCTTTAG GTCCACCGAGCTCGGAAAATGTGCCAGACGACGGTAAATTGAAATCAGAAGTGATGACGAAGGATAACAGGCGGTATTACTTGGACCTCAAGGAAAATACTCGCGGCCGTTTCCTGCGG GTGTCGCAGACTGTCACACGGGGAGGACCTAGAACGCAAATTGCGATACCAGCACAGGGTATGATCGAATTCCGTGACGCGTTGACGGACCTCCTCGAGGAATATGGCACGGACGATGGCGGTTTCAAGGGTGACTTGCCAGAAGGACGGTATATGCGTGTGGATAGCAAGAATTTCTATTTTGATATCGGCCAGAATAACCGTGGTATCTATATGAGAATTTCTGAG GTGAAAACGCATTTTAGAACAGCAATCACCGTACCAGAGAAATCCTGGGCGCGTTTCCGTGATATATTTGCAGATTACTGTGAAAGGATGAGAGAAAGGGGCGCAGGAACTAATGTCGTCATGAACAGCGGTGGTGGAGGGAACGTATTGCCCGAAGGAAGGGGCTCGGTGGTGGCACAG GTAACGCAGAAGCCCGGCGGCGTTAAGAACAAAACAGAAAAACGGCAGGCCGATCAGCGGCAACGCGAATCCTTGAAAAGACGCAAATCCCTGCCACGACAATTGGAACCATCCTCCATCAATCCTGAGAAATCTATGTCCGCTCCTGCCTCGCAAGTCCCGACATCAAACGATATCCCGATGTCTTCCACTTCCGCTCTGACCACGTCGAGCGGCAGCAAAAGCACAATGTCCGAAGAGAACGTTTCTAGCGCTTCTACGGCGTCGCAGGAGATTCAAGGAGTGCCGCGCTTAGAAACAGTACAGGTTTAA
- the Pur-alpha gene encoding purine-rich binding protein-alpha isoform X5 encodes MSDRESLDDQPQRYGNPGGMDAGGTDFDPGQQSQQGEQELATKMLQIQSKRFYLDVKQNRRGRFIKVAEIGADGRRSQIYLALSTASEFRNYLSTFSDFYASLGPPSSENVPDDGKLKSEVMTKDNRRYYLDLKENTRGRFLRVSHPVSQTVTRGGPRTQIAIPAQGMIEFRDALTDLLEEYGTDDGGFKGDLPEGRYMRVDSKNFYFDIGQNNRGIYMRISEVKTHFRTAITVPEKSWARFRDIFADYCERMRERGAGTNVVMNSGGGGNVLPEGRGSVVAQVTQKPGGVKNKTEKRQADQRQRESLKRRKSLPRQLEPSSINPEKSMSAPASQVPTSNDIPMSSTSALTTSSGSKSTMSEENVSSASTASQEIQGVPRLETVQV; translated from the exons GCCAGCAGAGTCAGCAGGGCGAGCAGGAGTTGGCGACGAAAATGCTGCAGATACAGAGCAAAAGATTCTATCTCGATGTGAAACAGAACAGACGTGGGAGGTTTATCAAAGTAGCCGAG ATTGGAGCAGATGGGAGAAGAAGCCAAATTTACCTGGCTCTCAGCACAGCGTCCGAGTTTCGGAATTACCTTTCGACGTTTAGTGACTTTTATGCATCTTTAG GTCCACCGAGCTCGGAAAATGTGCCAGACGACGGTAAATTGAAATCAGAAGTGATGACGAAGGATAACAGGCGGTATTACTTGGACCTCAAGGAAAATACTCGCGGCCGTTTCCTGCGGGTGAGTCACCCT GTGTCGCAGACTGTCACACGGGGAGGACCTAGAACGCAAATTGCGATACCAGCACAGGGTATGATCGAATTCCGTGACGCGTTGACGGACCTCCTCGAGGAATATGGCACGGACGATGGCGGTTTCAAGGGTGACTTGCCAGAAGGACGGTATATGCGTGTGGATAGCAAGAATTTCTATTTTGATATCGGCCAGAATAACCGTGGTATCTATATGAGAATTTCTGAG GTGAAAACGCATTTTAGAACAGCAATCACCGTACCAGAGAAATCCTGGGCGCGTTTCCGTGATATATTTGCAGATTACTGTGAAAGGATGAGAGAAAGGGGCGCAGGAACTAATGTCGTCATGAACAGCGGTGGTGGAGGGAACGTATTGCCCGAAGGAAGGGGCTCGGTGGTGGCACAG GTAACGCAGAAGCCCGGCGGCGTTAAGAACAAAACAGAAAAACGGCAGGCCGATCAGCGGCAACGCGAATCCTTGAAAAGACGCAAATCCCTGCCACGACAATTGGAACCATCCTCCATCAATCCTGAGAAATCTATGTCCGCTCCTGCCTCGCAAGTCCCGACATCAAACGATATCCCGATGTCTTCCACTTCCGCTCTGACCACGTCGAGCGGCAGCAAAAGCACAATGTCCGAAGAGAACGTTTCTAGCGCTTCTACGGCGTCGCAGGAGATTCAAGGAGTGCCGCGCTTAGAAACAGTACAGGTTTAA
- the Pur-alpha gene encoding purine-rich binding protein-alpha isoform X1, which yields MYRCMDYHSIDRMFKSRIFQGDLSPVPIPGSLQQSSQQSQQGEQELATKMLQIQSKRFYLDVKQNRRGRFIKVAEIGADGRRSQIYLALSTASEFRNYLSTFSDFYASLGPPSSENVPDDGKLKSEVMTKDNRRYYLDLKENTRGRFLRVSHPVSQTVTRGGPRTQIAIPAQGMIEFRDALTDLLEEYGTDDGGFKGDLPEGRYMRVDSKNFYFDIGQNNRGIYMRISEVKTHFRTAITVPEKSWARFRDIFADYCERMRERGAGTNVVMNSGGGGNVLPEGRGSVVAQVTQKPGGVKNKTEKRQADQRQRESLKRRKSLPRQLEPSSINPEKSMSAPASQVPTSNDIPMSSTSALTTSSGSKSTMSEENVSSASTASQEIQGVPRLETVQV from the exons ATGTACAGGTGCATGGACTATCATAGCATAGACAGAATGTTCAAGAGCAGGATCTTCCAGGGTGATCTAAGCCCTGTCccgattccgggcagcctgcaaCAGTCGA GCCAGCAGAGTCAGCAGGGCGAGCAGGAGTTGGCGACGAAAATGCTGCAGATACAGAGCAAAAGATTCTATCTCGATGTGAAACAGAACAGACGTGGGAGGTTTATCAAAGTAGCCGAG ATTGGAGCAGATGGGAGAAGAAGCCAAATTTACCTGGCTCTCAGCACAGCGTCCGAGTTTCGGAATTACCTTTCGACGTTTAGTGACTTTTATGCATCTTTAG GTCCACCGAGCTCGGAAAATGTGCCAGACGACGGTAAATTGAAATCAGAAGTGATGACGAAGGATAACAGGCGGTATTACTTGGACCTCAAGGAAAATACTCGCGGCCGTTTCCTGCGGGTGAGTCACCCT GTGTCGCAGACTGTCACACGGGGAGGACCTAGAACGCAAATTGCGATACCAGCACAGGGTATGATCGAATTCCGTGACGCGTTGACGGACCTCCTCGAGGAATATGGCACGGACGATGGCGGTTTCAAGGGTGACTTGCCAGAAGGACGGTATATGCGTGTGGATAGCAAGAATTTCTATTTTGATATCGGCCAGAATAACCGTGGTATCTATATGAGAATTTCTGAG GTGAAAACGCATTTTAGAACAGCAATCACCGTACCAGAGAAATCCTGGGCGCGTTTCCGTGATATATTTGCAGATTACTGTGAAAGGATGAGAGAAAGGGGCGCAGGAACTAATGTCGTCATGAACAGCGGTGGTGGAGGGAACGTATTGCCCGAAGGAAGGGGCTCGGTGGTGGCACAG GTAACGCAGAAGCCCGGCGGCGTTAAGAACAAAACAGAAAAACGGCAGGCCGATCAGCGGCAACGCGAATCCTTGAAAAGACGCAAATCCCTGCCACGACAATTGGAACCATCCTCCATCAATCCTGAGAAATCTATGTCCGCTCCTGCCTCGCAAGTCCCGACATCAAACGATATCCCGATGTCTTCCACTTCCGCTCTGACCACGTCGAGCGGCAGCAAAAGCACAATGTCCGAAGAGAACGTTTCTAGCGCTTCTACGGCGTCGCAGGAGATTCAAGGAGTGCCGCGCTTAGAAACAGTACAGGTTTAA